GATCGACGCCGTGTCGTTGATCGACGACCAGGGAAAGCTGATCAACTTCTCGCGCTATTGGCCGATCCCCGACGTCGACGTGTCGGACCGTGATTACTTCAAGGCGCTCAGCAGCGACACCAATCTCGAGACCTTCATCAGCGCGCCGGTCCGGAACCGCGGCAACGGTACCTGGACCATCTACCTCGCACGCCGCCTCGACGACCCCAACGGTAAGTTCATGGGGATGCTGTTGGGGGCGATGTCGCAGCGCTACGTCGAGAATTTCTTCGCCGCGACCGCGCCCGGTCCGGATACCGAGATCGCGCTGGTGCGCGACGACGACCTGCTGCTGGCGGCATATCCGCATTCGGAGGCGATCGGCCGGTTGAAATCGTCCGGCGGACGCAGCGCCTTGGAGGCCGGCGGCAAGCTCCGCGAGGCCGGCAGCGGAATCGGCAAGCCCCTGATCCGTTCGGCGCGGATGCTGCCGAACTATCCGGTTCTGGTGACGGTGGCACAGCACGAGGACGGCTTGCTGCGCAGCTGGCAGGAGATGGCGACGCTGCTGATCGCCATGTCGGTCGTCAGCGCACTGATCATCCTCACCGGCAGCATCGCGATCGCCCGCTGGTGGAACAAGCAGGCCGTCTACACCGAGGCCGCCGAAGCCGCCAGCGCCGCGAAATCGAGCTTCGTGGCGATGATGAGCCACGAGATCCGCACCCCCATGAATGCGGTGCTCGGCCTCGCCAACAACCTGCTCGAGACCAGGCTCGACGCCGACCAGCGTCGCGCCGTCGTCGGCATTCACGACGCCGGCGACAACCTGCTGGAGATCCTCGACGACATTCTCGATTTCTCCAAGCTCGAAGCCGGACGGCTGTCGCTCGAACTGATCCCGTTTTCGCCGCACAACATCGTCGAACATTCGCTGAGCATGATCGGCCCGCGCGCGATCGCCAAGGGGCTCGCGATCGGCACCGACATCAGCGATGATCTGCCACGGGCGCTGATCGGCGATCCTGGACGGATTCGCCAGGTCCTGCTCAATCTGCTTTCCAACGCGGTGAAGTTCACCTCGTCGGGGAAGATCGTCGTCGCGCTGGAATGTCTATCGAACGACGGCTCTGCCGCGCGCATTCAATGGACCGTCAGCGACACCGGGATCGGGATCGACCCCGACAAGATCGAATCTCTGTTCAGTGATTTCGTCCAAGCCGACAATTCGATCCGGCGCCGGTTCGGCGGGTCGGGGCTCGGCCTCGCCATCAGCCGGCGCCTGATCGAACAGATGGGCGGGCGGATCAACGTCACCTCGACGCCGGGCCAGGGTTCCGCGTTCCGCTTCACGCTGACGCTGCCGGTCACGACGGACGTTCCGCCGAAGGAGGAAGACCACCAGCTTCGCTACGTCGATCTGAAGGCGCGGATCGCCGCCGGCGGACGGCCATTGCGGCTGCTGATCGTCGACGACAACCCCACCAACCGCGCGGTCGCCGGCCAGATGCTGAGCGAATTCGCGATC
The DNA window shown above is from Rhodopseudomonas palustris HaA2 and carries:
- a CDS encoding hybrid sensor histidine kinase/response regulator produces the protein MTLPASIRPQLKRSKIALRLTAVALILSIFGTNLIFLGNLRETTLQTAEANLQRYNLTLSEEADRSFKSLDLVLSSVSDYLARREVTDGHSYKRTVSGQDTHILLKEKITGLPQIDAVSLIDDQGKLINFSRYWPIPDVDVSDRDYFKALSSDTNLETFISAPVRNRGNGTWTIYLARRLDDPNGKFMGMLLGAMSQRYVENFFAATAPGPDTEIALVRDDDLLLAAYPHSEAIGRLKSSGGRSALEAGGKLREAGSGIGKPLIRSARMLPNYPVLVTVAQHEDGLLRSWQEMATLLIAMSVVSALIILTGSIAIARWWNKQAVYTEAAEAASAAKSSFVAMMSHEIRTPMNAVLGLANNLLETRLDADQRRAVVGIHDAGDNLLEILDDILDFSKLEAGRLSLELIPFSPHNIVEHSLSMIGPRAIAKGLAIGTDISDDLPRALIGDPGRIRQVLLNLLSNAVKFTSSGKIVVALECLSNDGSAARIQWTVSDTGIGIDPDKIESLFSDFVQADNSIRRRFGGSGLGLAISRRLIEQMGGRINVTSTPGQGSAFRFTLTLPVTTDVPPKEEDHQLRYVDLKARIAAGGRPLRLLIVDDNPTNRAVAGQMLSEFAIQCDTACDGAEAVTAATRFSYDAILMDMRMPEMDGLEATRAIRAKGGALATVPIIAFTANAFAEDEKACREAGMNDHIAKPVRKNVLVGAILRALPPLPSPGARSVRPAPEATGAPPPTGSQNGTATPRAPAPIAHAVDTGAAVRLYVGKTAFDHLVAEIGEQSSRDVLAVFIRDTAARLELLAALEIGTDRRKIEREAHSLKSAAATFGLDRLASLARELERTAPQLSEAGYVAQVSEIRAAFAAAQRAPIGDDCLVEFADPA